The Carbonactinospora thermoautotrophica sequence CCGCCCACGTGCACGTTGACGTACCAGGTGCCGTCCTCGTCCTGGGCGAGGGAGCGGGTGTCGGCCGGGCCGCCCCAGGGGGTGTACCAGTCACGGCGCTGCTCGATCTCCTCGAAGGAGGTCACCGGCTCGACCGTGTCCCCGACGAGCCGGGCGAGGTGGGCGCCGGCCGTCCCGACCAGGAGCCCGGCGGCGGTCGGCAGCAGGCAGGTGGGCTGGTCGACGCCGGCCACGGGCGCCCAGTCCCGGCCCGGGACCCGGCGCCAGACCGCGCCGTCCACGGCGGCCCACCAGGTGGCGCCGTCGGCGGCGACGGCGGCGACGGCGGCGTCCGCCAGCTCGGGGCGGGGGCCGTCCCGCGTGATCCGGAACAGCCCGCCTTCGGTCGCGGCCGTGAGTTCGGTCATCGTCGTGCTCCCTGAAGCAACGCGGCTAGAGCCGGCTGAAGCGGTGCGGCTAGGGGTGGGCGGGGACGTGCGCGAACAGGCGCAGCACCGGGGTGTCGCCCAGCACCTTGCGGGCGCGCGACGCCCAGTCGCGGTGGAAGAATTCCTCGACCAGGTGCGGTTTGGTCAGCACGATCACCTCGTCGGCCGCGTGCTGCTGGACGACCGTCCGCAGGGCCTCCAGCGGGTTCTTCGGGGTGACCTGCCCGGTGGCCGCCACGCCCGCGTCGCGCAGCGCGGCCAAGCTCTGCTCGAGGATCGCCCGCGCCTTCTCGGCCGCCTCACGGACCGACGGCTCGGGCTCGGCGGCCTCCTGGCCGGCCTCGCGCAGGTGACCGAGCGCGAGGTCGTCGAACACCTCGAGCAGCTTGGGGTGCGAGGTCTCCGCGGCGACCAGCACCACGAACCGCTGCTCCTCGCCCGCGTGCAGGCTGGTCACCTGGGCGACGTCCAGATCGCTGAGCGGTTGCTCGATCAGCAGCGTGATCGTGTACACGTGGCTCGCCTCCTCGGCGTGGTCGCGGCCTCGCCAGGGGCATTCCCGCCGGGCCGGTCGGCCACACCCGCGAGCGCGATCACGACCCGTCCACCCGGCCCGTGACCAGCAGCTCCGCGATGTCGAAGCGAACCGGCCGGGCCAGCTGGGCGTACGTGCAGGAGCGGGCGTCCCGGTCCGGGCGCAGGCGCCGGAACCGCGCGGCCTGCCGGAACCGCCGGCCCTCCAGGCGGTCGTACGCCACCTCGCACACCAGCTCGGGCCGGACCGGCGTCCAGGGCAGGTCCCGCTCCGGGCCCGGGAGCGCGTCCGGGGGGTCCTCCCCGGCGTGCCGCTCCGGGTTCTCCCAGCCGGCCCAGGGATGTTCCTCGCCGTCGTGCAGCCGGTACCCGGACAGCTCCTCCACCAGCTCGCGTCGGCGGATCATGGAGAACCCGTCGGCCACGCCCACGTGCCACAGCCGGCCGTCCTCGGCGAACAGGCCGAGCAGCAGCGAGCCGACCACCTGCCGATGCCAGCGGTACCCGGCGATCACGCAGTCGGCCGTGCGCTCGTGCCTGACCTCGTACAAGACACGCTCGTCCGGCCGGTAGGGGACGTCGCGCGGCTTGGCGACCACCCCGTCCTCGAACACCTCCAGCCAGCGCCGGGCCGTCCCGTAGTCGGTGGTCGCCGGCGCCACGTACACCGGATCGCCCGCGCGGCCGAGCGCCTCGACCAGCCGGCGGCGCCGCTCCCCGAACGGGACCTCCAGCAACCCCTCCTCGCCGAGGGCGAGCAGGTCGAACGCGATGAACCAGGCCGGGGTCTGCGCGGCGAGCCTGCGGATCCTGCTCGCCGCCGGGTGGATCCGGTTGGCCAGCGCCCCGAAGTCGAGCCGGGCGCCGGACCGGACGACGATCACCCCATCCACCACGCAGCGCTCCGGGAGCGCCTCCCGCGCCGCCTGGACCACCTCGGGGAAGTACCTGGTGAGCGACCGCCGGCTGCCCAGCTCCACCTCGTCCCTGTCCCGGAACACCAGGCAGCGCAGGCCGTCCCACCTGGGCT is a genomic window containing:
- a CDS encoding ATP-dependent DNA ligase is translated as MRLPVMPPVRPMRARPVPSLPPPDSHPAGLVYEPRWDGLRCLVFRDRDEVELGSRRSLTRYFPEVVQAAREALPERCVVDGVIVVRSGARLDFGALANRIHPAASRIRRLAAQTPAWFIAFDLLALGEEGLLEVPFGERRRRLVEALGRAGDPVYVAPATTDYGTARRWLEVFEDGVVAKPRDVPYRPDERVLYEVRHERTADCVIAGYRWHRQVVGSLLLGLFAEDGRLWHVGVADGFSMIRRRELVEELSGYRLHDGEEHPWAGWENPERHAGEDPPDALPGPERDLPWTPVRPELVCEVAYDRLEGRRFRQAARFRRLRPDRDARSCTYAQLARPVRFDIAELLVTGRVDGS